Proteins encoded by one window of Bos javanicus breed banteng chromosome 22, ARS-OSU_banteng_1.0, whole genome shotgun sequence:
- the CNOT10 gene encoding CCR4-NOT transcription complex subunit 10 isoform X3, with amino-acid sequence MAADKPADQGAEKHEGPGPSSGITDQEKELSTSAFQAFTAGNYDVCLQHLTCLQDINKDDYKIILNTAVAEFFKSNQTTTDSLRQTLNQLKNQVHSAVEEMDGLDDVENSMLYYNQAVILYHLRQYTEAISVGEKLYQFIEPFEEKFAQAVCFLLVDLYILTYQAEKALHLLAVLEKMISQGNNNKNGKNETGNNTNKDGSNHKAESGALIEAAKSKIHQYKVRAYIQMKSLKACKREIKSVMNTAGNSAPSLFLKSNFEYLRGNYRKAVKLLNSSNIAEHPGFMKTGECLRCMFWNNLGCIHFAMSKHNLGIFYFKKALQENDNVCAQLSAGSTDPGKKFSGRPMCTLLTNKRYELLYNCGIQLLHIGRPLAAFECLIEAVQVYHANPRLWLRLAECCIAANKGTSEQETKGLPSKKGIVQSIVGQGYHRKIVLASQSIQNTVYNDGQSSAIPVASMEFAAICLRNALLLLPEDQQDPKQENGSKNSNQLGGNAESGESSDACSSKSHDGDKCIPAPPSSPLRKQELENLKCSILACSAYVALALGDNLMALNHADKLLQQPKLSGSLKFLGHLYAAEALISLDRISDAITHLNPENVTDVSLGISSNEQDQGSDKGENEAMESSGKRAPQCYPSSVSSARTVMLFNLGSAYCLRSEYDKARKCLHQAASMIHPKEVPPEAILLAVYLELQNGNTQLALQIIKRNQLLPAVKTLSEMRKKPVFQPVHPIQPIQMPAFTVQRK; translated from the exons ATCAGGGAGCAGAGAAGCACGAAGGGCCAGGCCCGTCCTCTGGGATCACTGATCAAGAGAAGGAGTTGTCCACCAGTGCTTTCCAAGCTTTCACA gcTGGAAATTACGATGTCTGTCTGCAACATCTTACCTGCCTACAAGATATAAACAAAgatgattataaaataatattgaataCAGCAGTAGctgagttttttaaaagtaacCAGACAACAACAGATAGTTTGAGACAAACACTTAACCAGCTGAAGAATCAG GTACACTCGGCTGTTGAAGAAATGGATGGGTTGGATGACGTTGAAAACAGCATGTTGTATTACAATCAAGCAGTCATCCTGTATCATCTGCGGCAGTATACAGAGGCCATATCCGTTGGCGAAAAACTTTATCAGTTCATAGAACCTTTCG aagAAAAATTTGCCCAAGCAGTGTGTTTTTTGCTCGTAGACCTGTATATATTAACCTACCAAGCTGAGAAAGCTTTACATCTTCTTGCTGTTCTAGAAAAAATGATTTCACAgggaaacaataacaaaaatggaaagaatgag ACTGGTAATAATACCAACAAAGATGGATCTAATCATAAAGCTGAAAGTGGAGCACTAATAGAAGCTGCAAAGTCAAAGATACATCAG TATAAAGTAAGAGCGTATATCCAAATGAAATCCCTGAAGGCATGCAAAAGGGAAATCAAGTCTGTCATGAATACAGCGGGGAAT TCTGCACCTTCCCTGTTTCTTAAAAGCAATTTTGAGTACTTACGAGGCAATTATCGAAAAGCTGTGAAACTGTTGAATAGTTCAAACATTGCCGAGCATCCAGGATTCATGAAAACAG GTGAATGCTTGCGGTGCATGTTCTGGAATAATCTTGGTTGTATCCATTTTGCCATGAGCAAGCACAATTTGGgcattttctactttaaaaaggcTCTACAGGAGAATGACAACGTCTGTGCCCAGCTCAGTGCAGGCAGCACTGATCCAG GCAAAAAATTCTCAGGAAGACCTATGTGTACATTACTAACCAACAAGAGGTATGAGTTGCTGTATAACTGTGGGATTCAGCTGCTTCACATTGGAAGGCCGCTCGCTGCATTTGAGTGTCTGATTGAAGCGGTTCAGGTTTATCACGCAAACCCCCGCCTCTGGCTGCGGCTGGCTGAATGCTGCATTGCTGCTAATAAGGGA ACTTCTGAACAAGAAACAAAAGGTCTTCCAAGTAAAAAAGGAATTGTACAGTCTATTGTTGGTCAAGGCTATCATCGTAAAATAGTTCTGGCATCACAGTCCATCCAGAATACTGTTTATAA TGATGGACAGTCTTCAGCCATTCCTGTAGCCAGTATGGAGTTTGCAGCCATTTGTCTCCGAAATGCCTTGCTGCTGTTACCTGAAGACCAGCAAGATCCGAAGCAGGAAAATGGATCTAAAAACAGTAATCAGTTAGGCGGCAACGCGGAGAGCGGTGAGAGCAGCGATGCTTGCAG CAGTAAAAGCCACGATGGAGACAAATGCATTCCAGCTCCACCTTCTTCCCCATTGAGAAAACAGGAGTTAGAAAACTTAAA ATGCTCCATACTCGCCTGCAGTGCCTACGTGGCTCTGGCTCTGGGTGATAACCTTATGGCTCTGAATCACGCAGATAAACTTCTTCAGCAGCCCAAGCTGTCAGGATCTCTGAA gttCCTGGGTCATTTATATGCTGCAGAAGCCCTCATCTCTCTGGACAGAATCTCTGATGCTATTACTCACTTGAACCCAGAGAATGTCACTGATGTCTCCTTAGGGATCTCTTCAAATGAGCAGGACCAAG GATCAGACAAAGGTGAAAATGAAGCAATGGAATCCT CCGGGAAGCGGGCCCCTCAGTGCTATCCCAGTTCCGTCAGCTCGGCCCGGACCGTGATGCTGTTCAACCTGGGCAGCGCCTACTGCCTGCGGAGCGAATATGACAAAGCCCGCAAGTGTCTCCACCAG GCGGCCTCAATGATCCATCCCAAAGAGGTGCCCCCTGAAGCCATCCTGCTGGCCGTCTACCTTGAGCTACAGAATG GTAATACCCAGCTGGCCTTACAGATCATCAAAAGGAATCAGCTGCTCCCTGCAGTGAAAACACTCTCTGAAATGAGAAAG
- the CNOT10 gene encoding CCR4-NOT transcription complex subunit 10 isoform X2 yields the protein MKPVGLKNVKVCVPKSSVRLHGQPCSLGQSRRKVKLMDERSYTLSVGNGDYFWTNKDTLWNYVQTLSDQGAEKHEGPGPSSGITDQEKELSTSAFQAFTAGNYDVCLQHLTCLQDINKDDYKIILNTAVAEFFKSNQTTTDSLRQTLNQLKNQVHSAVEEMDGLDDVENSMLYYNQAVILYHLRQYTEAISVGEKLYQFIEPFEEKFAQAVCFLLVDLYILTYQAEKALHLLAVLEKMISQGNNNKNGKNETGNNTNKDGSNHKAESGALIEAAKSKIHQYKVRAYIQMKSLKACKREIKSVMNTAGNSAPSLFLKSNFEYLRGNYRKAVKLLNSSNIAEHPGFMKTGECLRCMFWNNLGCIHFAMSKHNLGIFYFKKALQENDNVCAQLSAGSTDPGKKFSGRPMCTLLTNKRYELLYNCGIQLLHIGRPLAAFECLIEAVQVYHANPRLWLRLAECCIAANKGTSEQETKGLPSKKGIVQSIVGQGYHRKIVLASQSIQNTVYNDGQSSAIPVASMEFAAICLRNALLLLPEDQQDPKQENGSKNSNQLGGNAESGESSDACSSKSHDGDKCIPAPPSSPLRKQELENLKCSILACSAYVALALGDNLMALNHADKLLQQPKLSGSLKFLGHLYAAEALISLDRISDAITHLNPENVTDVSLGISSNEQDQGSDKGENEAMESSGKRAPQCYPSSVSSARTVMLFNLGSAYCLRSEYDKARKCLHQAASMIHPKEVPPEAILLAVYLELQNGNTQLALQIIKRNQLLPAVKTLSEMRKKPVFQPVHPIQPIQMPAFTVQRK from the exons ATGAAGCCTGTTGGCTTAAAAAACGTCAAGGTTTGTGTGCCAAAGAGCTCTGTACGCCTCCATGGTCAGCCCTGTTCATTAGGCCAGAGTAGAAGGAAGGTCAAGCTTATGGATGAACGGTCATATACTCTTTCAGTTGGCAACGGAGACTATTTTTGGACAAATAAAGACACATTGTGGAATTATGTGCAGACTCTTTCTG ATCAGGGAGCAGAGAAGCACGAAGGGCCAGGCCCGTCCTCTGGGATCACTGATCAAGAGAAGGAGTTGTCCACCAGTGCTTTCCAAGCTTTCACA gcTGGAAATTACGATGTCTGTCTGCAACATCTTACCTGCCTACAAGATATAAACAAAgatgattataaaataatattgaataCAGCAGTAGctgagttttttaaaagtaacCAGACAACAACAGATAGTTTGAGACAAACACTTAACCAGCTGAAGAATCAG GTACACTCGGCTGTTGAAGAAATGGATGGGTTGGATGACGTTGAAAACAGCATGTTGTATTACAATCAAGCAGTCATCCTGTATCATCTGCGGCAGTATACAGAGGCCATATCCGTTGGCGAAAAACTTTATCAGTTCATAGAACCTTTCG aagAAAAATTTGCCCAAGCAGTGTGTTTTTTGCTCGTAGACCTGTATATATTAACCTACCAAGCTGAGAAAGCTTTACATCTTCTTGCTGTTCTAGAAAAAATGATTTCACAgggaaacaataacaaaaatggaaagaatgag ACTGGTAATAATACCAACAAAGATGGATCTAATCATAAAGCTGAAAGTGGAGCACTAATAGAAGCTGCAAAGTCAAAGATACATCAG TATAAAGTAAGAGCGTATATCCAAATGAAATCCCTGAAGGCATGCAAAAGGGAAATCAAGTCTGTCATGAATACAGCGGGGAAT TCTGCACCTTCCCTGTTTCTTAAAAGCAATTTTGAGTACTTACGAGGCAATTATCGAAAAGCTGTGAAACTGTTGAATAGTTCAAACATTGCCGAGCATCCAGGATTCATGAAAACAG GTGAATGCTTGCGGTGCATGTTCTGGAATAATCTTGGTTGTATCCATTTTGCCATGAGCAAGCACAATTTGGgcattttctactttaaaaaggcTCTACAGGAGAATGACAACGTCTGTGCCCAGCTCAGTGCAGGCAGCACTGATCCAG GCAAAAAATTCTCAGGAAGACCTATGTGTACATTACTAACCAACAAGAGGTATGAGTTGCTGTATAACTGTGGGATTCAGCTGCTTCACATTGGAAGGCCGCTCGCTGCATTTGAGTGTCTGATTGAAGCGGTTCAGGTTTATCACGCAAACCCCCGCCTCTGGCTGCGGCTGGCTGAATGCTGCATTGCTGCTAATAAGGGA ACTTCTGAACAAGAAACAAAAGGTCTTCCAAGTAAAAAAGGAATTGTACAGTCTATTGTTGGTCAAGGCTATCATCGTAAAATAGTTCTGGCATCACAGTCCATCCAGAATACTGTTTATAA TGATGGACAGTCTTCAGCCATTCCTGTAGCCAGTATGGAGTTTGCAGCCATTTGTCTCCGAAATGCCTTGCTGCTGTTACCTGAAGACCAGCAAGATCCGAAGCAGGAAAATGGATCTAAAAACAGTAATCAGTTAGGCGGCAACGCGGAGAGCGGTGAGAGCAGCGATGCTTGCAG CAGTAAAAGCCACGATGGAGACAAATGCATTCCAGCTCCACCTTCTTCCCCATTGAGAAAACAGGAGTTAGAAAACTTAAA ATGCTCCATACTCGCCTGCAGTGCCTACGTGGCTCTGGCTCTGGGTGATAACCTTATGGCTCTGAATCACGCAGATAAACTTCTTCAGCAGCCCAAGCTGTCAGGATCTCTGAA gttCCTGGGTCATTTATATGCTGCAGAAGCCCTCATCTCTCTGGACAGAATCTCTGATGCTATTACTCACTTGAACCCAGAGAATGTCACTGATGTCTCCTTAGGGATCTCTTCAAATGAGCAGGACCAAG GATCAGACAAAGGTGAAAATGAAGCAATGGAATCCT CCGGGAAGCGGGCCCCTCAGTGCTATCCCAGTTCCGTCAGCTCGGCCCGGACCGTGATGCTGTTCAACCTGGGCAGCGCCTACTGCCTGCGGAGCGAATATGACAAAGCCCGCAAGTGTCTCCACCAG GCGGCCTCAATGATCCATCCCAAAGAGGTGCCCCCTGAAGCCATCCTGCTGGCCGTCTACCTTGAGCTACAGAATG GTAATACCCAGCTGGCCTTACAGATCATCAAAAGGAATCAGCTGCTCCCTGCAGTGAAAACACTCTCTGAAATGAGAAAG
- the CNOT10 gene encoding CCR4-NOT transcription complex subunit 10 isoform X1 has translation MKPVGLKNVKVCVPKSSVRLHGQPCSLGQSRRKVKLMDERSYTLSVGNGDYFWTNKDTLWNYVQTLSDQGAEKHEGPGPSSGITDQEKELSTSAFQAFTAGNYDVCLQHLTCLQDINKDDYKIILNTAVAEFFKSNQTTTDSLRQTLNQLKNQVHSAVEEMDGLDDVENSMLYYNQAVILYHLRQYTEAISVGEKLYQFIEPFEEKFAQAVCFLLVDLYILTYQAEKALHLLAVLEKMISQGNNNKNGKNETGNNTNKDGSNHKAESGALIEAAKSKIHQYKVRAYIQMKSLKACKREIKSVMNTAGNSAPSLFLKSNFEYLRGNYRKAVKLLNSSNIAEHPGFMKTGECLRCMFWNNLGCIHFAMSKHNLGIFYFKKALQENDNVCAQLSAGSTDPGKKFSGRPMCTLLTNKRYELLYNCGIQLLHIGRPLAAFECLIEAVQVYHANPRLWLRLAECCIAANKGTSEQETKGLPSKKGIVQSIVGQGYHRKIVLASQSIQNTVYNDGQSSAIPVASMEFAAICLRNALLLLPEDQQDPKQENGSKNSNQLGGNAESGESSDACSKSHDGDKCIPAPPSSPLRKQELENLKCSILACSAYVALALGDNLMALNHADKLLQQPKLSGSLKFLGHLYAAEALISLDRISDAITHLNPENVTDVSLGISSNEQDQGSDKGENEAMESSGKRAPQCYPSSVSSARTVMLFNLGSAYCLRSEYDKARKCLHQAASMIHPKEVPPEAILLAVYLELQNGNTQLALQIIKRNQLLPAVKTLSEMRKKPVFQPVHPIQPIQMPAFTVQRK, from the exons ATGAAGCCTGTTGGCTTAAAAAACGTCAAGGTTTGTGTGCCAAAGAGCTCTGTACGCCTCCATGGTCAGCCCTGTTCATTAGGCCAGAGTAGAAGGAAGGTCAAGCTTATGGATGAACGGTCATATACTCTTTCAGTTGGCAACGGAGACTATTTTTGGACAAATAAAGACACATTGTGGAATTATGTGCAGACTCTTTCTG ATCAGGGAGCAGAGAAGCACGAAGGGCCAGGCCCGTCCTCTGGGATCACTGATCAAGAGAAGGAGTTGTCCACCAGTGCTTTCCAAGCTTTCACA gcTGGAAATTACGATGTCTGTCTGCAACATCTTACCTGCCTACAAGATATAAACAAAgatgattataaaataatattgaataCAGCAGTAGctgagttttttaaaagtaacCAGACAACAACAGATAGTTTGAGACAAACACTTAACCAGCTGAAGAATCAG GTACACTCGGCTGTTGAAGAAATGGATGGGTTGGATGACGTTGAAAACAGCATGTTGTATTACAATCAAGCAGTCATCCTGTATCATCTGCGGCAGTATACAGAGGCCATATCCGTTGGCGAAAAACTTTATCAGTTCATAGAACCTTTCG aagAAAAATTTGCCCAAGCAGTGTGTTTTTTGCTCGTAGACCTGTATATATTAACCTACCAAGCTGAGAAAGCTTTACATCTTCTTGCTGTTCTAGAAAAAATGATTTCACAgggaaacaataacaaaaatggaaagaatgag ACTGGTAATAATACCAACAAAGATGGATCTAATCATAAAGCTGAAAGTGGAGCACTAATAGAAGCTGCAAAGTCAAAGATACATCAG TATAAAGTAAGAGCGTATATCCAAATGAAATCCCTGAAGGCATGCAAAAGGGAAATCAAGTCTGTCATGAATACAGCGGGGAAT TCTGCACCTTCCCTGTTTCTTAAAAGCAATTTTGAGTACTTACGAGGCAATTATCGAAAAGCTGTGAAACTGTTGAATAGTTCAAACATTGCCGAGCATCCAGGATTCATGAAAACAG GTGAATGCTTGCGGTGCATGTTCTGGAATAATCTTGGTTGTATCCATTTTGCCATGAGCAAGCACAATTTGGgcattttctactttaaaaaggcTCTACAGGAGAATGACAACGTCTGTGCCCAGCTCAGTGCAGGCAGCACTGATCCAG GCAAAAAATTCTCAGGAAGACCTATGTGTACATTACTAACCAACAAGAGGTATGAGTTGCTGTATAACTGTGGGATTCAGCTGCTTCACATTGGAAGGCCGCTCGCTGCATTTGAGTGTCTGATTGAAGCGGTTCAGGTTTATCACGCAAACCCCCGCCTCTGGCTGCGGCTGGCTGAATGCTGCATTGCTGCTAATAAGGGA ACTTCTGAACAAGAAACAAAAGGTCTTCCAAGTAAAAAAGGAATTGTACAGTCTATTGTTGGTCAAGGCTATCATCGTAAAATAGTTCTGGCATCACAGTCCATCCAGAATACTGTTTATAA TGATGGACAGTCTTCAGCCATTCCTGTAGCCAGTATGGAGTTTGCAGCCATTTGTCTCCGAAATGCCTTGCTGCTGTTACCTGAAGACCAGCAAGATCCGAAGCAGGAAAATGGATCTAAAAACAGTAATCAGTTAGGCGGCAACGCGGAGAGCGGTGAGAGCAGCGATGCTTGCAG TAAAAGCCACGATGGAGACAAATGCATTCCAGCTCCACCTTCTTCCCCATTGAGAAAACAGGAGTTAGAAAACTTAAA ATGCTCCATACTCGCCTGCAGTGCCTACGTGGCTCTGGCTCTGGGTGATAACCTTATGGCTCTGAATCACGCAGATAAACTTCTTCAGCAGCCCAAGCTGTCAGGATCTCTGAA gttCCTGGGTCATTTATATGCTGCAGAAGCCCTCATCTCTCTGGACAGAATCTCTGATGCTATTACTCACTTGAACCCAGAGAATGTCACTGATGTCTCCTTAGGGATCTCTTCAAATGAGCAGGACCAAG GATCAGACAAAGGTGAAAATGAAGCAATGGAATCCT CCGGGAAGCGGGCCCCTCAGTGCTATCCCAGTTCCGTCAGCTCGGCCCGGACCGTGATGCTGTTCAACCTGGGCAGCGCCTACTGCCTGCGGAGCGAATATGACAAAGCCCGCAAGTGTCTCCACCAG GCGGCCTCAATGATCCATCCCAAAGAGGTGCCCCCTGAAGCCATCCTGCTGGCCGTCTACCTTGAGCTACAGAATG GTAATACCCAGCTGGCCTTACAGATCATCAAAAGGAATCAGCTGCTCCCTGCAGTGAAAACACTCTCTGAAATGAGAAAG